Proteins encoded in a region of the Petrotoga olearia DSM 13574 genome:
- a CDS encoding DUF998 domain-containing protein, with the protein MKLKTKYFMPFGMIGVIFYFIHVFLGQILWDEYNWITTDISSLTAKGAPNSGLLSIFVNIYGICAIIFFIGMIMKAREKGYHKITKLGYVLFLISMAISTLGYSLFPLEGNKTEMTFNNFMHIVVTVSLVVLILASMFILAFGYLKKEKIKRFGSLTLGFAFAITFFGILTPIGMTNNWNILGVTERLNIFSLEIFIFLLSYMYSFKDNMLNKA; encoded by the coding sequence ATGAAGCTTAAAACAAAATATTTCATGCCTTTTGGTATGATCGGTGTAATTTTTTATTTCATTCATGTGTTTCTAGGTCAAATTCTTTGGGATGAATATAACTGGATTACTACTGATATTAGTTCTTTAACTGCCAAAGGTGCGCCTAATTCAGGACTACTTTCGATATTTGTTAATATTTACGGCATTTGTGCCATAATTTTTTTTATTGGCATGATTATGAAAGCGCGAGAAAAAGGGTATCATAAAATTACTAAACTGGGTTATGTTTTGTTCTTAATATCAATGGCTATTTCTACTTTGGGGTATTCATTATTTCCCCTTGAAGGAAATAAAACCGAAATGACTTTTAACAATTTTATGCATATCGTTGTGACCGTATCTCTAGTTGTTTTAATTCTTGCTTCAATGTTTATTTTAGCTTTTGGATATTTAAAGAAAGAAAAAATAAAACGATTTGGTAGCTTAACTTTGGGGTTTGCCTTCGCCATAACTTTTTTTGGGATACTTACTCCGATAGGCATGACTAATAATTGGAACATTTTAGGTGTCACAGAGAGGTTGAATATTTTTTCATTGGAGATTTTCATATTCTTATTATCTTATATGTATAGTTTTAAGGATAATATGTTGAATAAAGCATAA
- a CDS encoding tetratricopeptide repeat protein: MMRVNRKTIATTMAMLIFVVLYISSATLFASGNVDSEDTKTQNKVLELESLLEEDPQNTKLCMELAIIYHGKAADGEKQAIEKAEPLFKKILDAEPNNAEVRAWYGSLLTIKGREDWFPPAKLFYVIQGIQQMDRAVELSPDSTSVRLVRAHTSVALPYAFGRNNVAIKDFEYLLTLDESKPGQFDANTLAGIYLDLGKAYSQGGDKDKARENWQKAMDIAPGSKEAVEANSLLGN; the protein is encoded by the coding sequence ATGATGAGAGTAAATAGGAAAACCATCGCTACTACCATGGCAATGTTGATTTTTGTCGTTTTATACATTTCATCGGCAACGTTATTTGCATCTGGGAATGTTGATTCCGAGGACACAAAGACCCAGAACAAGGTATTGGAGCTAGAATCCCTGTTAGAGGAAGATCCTCAGAATACAAAACTCTGCATGGAATTGGCCATCATTTACCATGGCAAGGCCGCTGATGGAGAAAAGCAAGCGATTGAAAAGGCCGAACCACTTTTCAAGAAGATACTTGATGCCGAACCCAACAACGCTGAAGTGCGGGCATGGTATGGAAGCCTTCTCACCATCAAAGGTAGAGAAGATTGGTTCCCTCCTGCAAAACTATTTTATGTGATCCAGGGCATCCAGCAGATGGATAGAGCCGTTGAACTCTCTCCCGATAGTACTTCTGTTAGGCTTGTCAGAGCGCATACAAGCGTTGCCCTGCCCTATGCATTTGGGAGAAATAATGTGGCGATCAAGGATTTCGAATACCTTCTAACCCTGGATGAAAGCAAGCCCGGGCAGTTTGATGCAAATACTCTGGCTGGAATATATCTCGACCTTGGGAAGGCCTATTCTCAGGGTGGCGATAAGGACAAGGCCAGAGAAAATTGGCAGAAGGCAATGGATATCGCACCAGGCTCGAAGGAGGCAGTTGAGGCGAATTCCCTGCTGGGAAATTAA